The following proteins are encoded in a genomic region of Sneathiella marina:
- a CDS encoding tetratricopeptide repeat protein, with protein sequence MNFFRLASLIFITFLAGCITDNQSTSDSTASTNQADKIPAELEWECDSGNGDSCFELATIYRVGETVTPDALRALKFYLLACKADNIDGCIHASENYRNAAENARPDVKTSSELMSIASYYYEKACNLGNAASCYNAGVVHNTGDGEKIDDEKAEEFFQKGCNLFNESSCRALEVKSRKIQSTGNSTKVDRVACNPGQPARCNNLGNDFLNGNGVPKDVPLAIQYYENACEYGEGIGCYNLGAMYENGNGVKRDSVKAVASLRESCRLGYPDGCYLLGEYYNEGKNVGQDDRKAFEFFKTSCDGNVARGCHNLSVSYLKGEVVEKDSARAAQLLQKTCDEGMGRSCGLLGGLYLYGEGVSKDETKAARLEKKACELDPSLC encoded by the coding sequence ATGAATTTTTTCCGTTTAGCAAGTCTGATTTTTATTACATTCCTCGCCGGTTGTATTACGGACAATCAGAGTACATCCGATAGCACAGCATCCACAAATCAAGCTGATAAGATTCCAGCTGAGCTGGAGTGGGAATGCGATAGTGGCAATGGTGATAGCTGCTTCGAACTCGCAACTATTTACAGAGTTGGGGAGACTGTGACACCTGACGCACTAAGGGCCCTGAAGTTTTATTTACTGGCCTGCAAGGCTGATAATATTGATGGGTGCATTCATGCATCGGAAAATTACAGAAATGCAGCCGAAAACGCTCGGCCGGATGTCAAGACATCCTCTGAACTTATGTCCATAGCTTCATATTATTATGAAAAAGCTTGCAATCTCGGCAACGCAGCTAGCTGCTACAACGCTGGCGTAGTTCATAATACAGGGGATGGCGAGAAAATCGATGACGAAAAAGCGGAGGAGTTTTTTCAGAAAGGCTGCAATTTATTCAATGAATCATCTTGTCGTGCGTTAGAAGTCAAAAGCAGAAAAATACAATCTACAGGCAACTCAACAAAAGTAGATAGGGTAGCCTGTAATCCGGGCCAACCCGCAAGATGCAACAATCTTGGAAACGATTTTTTAAACGGTAATGGCGTGCCAAAAGATGTGCCGTTGGCTATTCAATATTATGAAAATGCCTGTGAGTATGGAGAAGGCATTGGTTGCTACAATTTAGGCGCGATGTATGAAAATGGGAACGGTGTTAAACGGGATTCTGTGAAAGCTGTCGCCAGCTTACGAGAATCCTGTCGACTTGGGTATCCTGACGGGTGCTACCTGTTGGGAGAATATTATAACGAAGGCAAGAATGTCGGACAAGATGACAGGAAGGCTTTCGAATTTTTCAAAACATCTTGTGACGGCAATGTGGCAAGGGGATGCCATAATCTCAGTGTTTCATACCTAAAAGGCGAGGTTGTGGAAAAAGATTCAGCCAGGGCAGCCCAGTTACTCCAAAAAACCTGCGACGAGGGCATGGGTCGAAGTTGTGGATTGCTCGGGGGTCTCTACCTTTACGGAGAAGGAGTGAGCAAAGACGAGACGAAAGCTGCCAGGCTTGAGAAAAAGGCCTGTGAATTAGATCCATCACTTTGTTAA
- a CDS encoding tetratricopeptide repeat protein, with protein MTGCITDNQSISDSSETAIQHDKTPEDLEWDCNAGDAQSCMSAVEQILATDNPGKYRNKIVSLYTAACDYKESEGCYNLAIIYGIKELSIYDSTKSIRLYKQACDNFHSKSCVALAYAYERGNGVAQNGEKALYYYQRECAIGFARACFNSGVMYERGRGIKKDLALAVANYDTACNLDHASACTNLASIYLSDDRRFTDKSKALDLFEKACDSGDALGCARLGGAYLTANGVDYDLDKSMSYLKKSCELDPSTVICRKTKKN; from the coding sequence ATGACAGGTTGTATTACCGATAATCAAAGTATTTCCGATAGTTCAGAAACTGCAATCCAACATGACAAAACGCCCGAAGATCTGGAATGGGATTGCAATGCGGGAGATGCTCAAAGCTGTATGAGCGCAGTAGAACAAATATTGGCGACTGATAATCCTGGTAAATACAGAAACAAAATAGTCAGTCTGTATACCGCAGCTTGCGACTACAAAGAGAGTGAAGGCTGTTATAACCTTGCCATTATTTATGGAATAAAGGAATTGAGTATTTATGACAGCACAAAATCCATCAGATTGTATAAGCAGGCCTGTGACAATTTTCATTCAAAAAGTTGCGTCGCCTTAGCCTACGCCTATGAACGCGGGAACGGAGTTGCCCAAAATGGTGAAAAAGCCCTCTATTACTATCAGCGGGAATGCGCCATCGGGTTCGCACGAGCTTGCTTCAATTCCGGGGTGATGTATGAGCGGGGCCGTGGCATCAAAAAAGACCTGGCACTCGCCGTTGCGAACTATGACACAGCATGTAATTTGGATCATGCCTCCGCCTGCACAAATCTGGCCTCAATCTATCTTAGTGACGACAGGCGTTTCACGGATAAAAGTAAGGCTTTAGACCTCTTTGAGAAGGCTTGCGATAGCGGTGACGCTCTTGGTTGCGCCCGATTGGGAGGTGCCTATTTAACGGCGAATGGCGTCGATTACGACCTAGACAAATCGATGTCATATCTTAAAAAATCATGTGAACTTGATCCGAGCACGGTTATTTGCAGGAAGACTAAAAAGAATTAG
- a CDS encoding TauD/TfdA family dioxygenase: protein MDFEYRQQGSSILISWPDGQTNNYPFIWLRDNCQCPACFHPSTHERLLFTADIDPDITALSVTGGADEITLHWDEAGGHESHFTGEWLYHNSTAAPKGGTVRESAVLWTAESLHEIPTFDYMEVAGDEAGMLRWCAALRAFGIARIRDVPRADGTVVAFAEQVGYVHDTIYDRLHNVYSDPNAYNLASTSEELKPHTDMPNYFSPPGVQLLHFIDNEAEGGETTLVDGYACALQLKEEDPAAYEILASTDVGFRLASSKGDIIGQSPLIELNNRGFISTIRYSNQLMLPLLIPGEEVKGFYDAYRTFSRLLNSADNLVKFKTRSGDMIATHNHRVLHGRAEFKPASGARHLQLAYLDFDLVMSRLRQQQVAEIGADWSVERFY from the coding sequence ATGGATTTTGAGTATCGGCAGCAAGGATCGTCTATCCTGATTTCCTGGCCGGATGGCCAGACGAATAATTATCCCTTTATCTGGTTGCGCGATAATTGCCAGTGCCCGGCCTGTTTCCATCCCTCGACCCATGAACGGCTTTTATTCACCGCCGATATCGATCCGGATATCACGGCGCTGTCGGTCACCGGCGGAGCTGACGAGATTACCCTTCACTGGGACGAGGCGGGCGGTCATGAAAGTCATTTCACCGGGGAGTGGCTGTATCACAATTCCACGGCGGCGCCCAAGGGCGGGACGGTCCGCGAAAGTGCCGTTTTGTGGACTGCCGAGAGCCTGCATGAAATCCCCACATTCGACTATATGGAAGTGGCCGGCGATGAGGCGGGCATGCTCAGATGGTGTGCGGCGCTCCGGGCGTTCGGCATTGCCCGCATTCGCGATGTGCCGCGTGCCGACGGGACCGTTGTCGCCTTTGCCGAGCAGGTGGGCTATGTGCATGACACCATTTATGACCGGCTGCATAATGTCTATTCCGACCCCAATGCCTATAATCTCGCCTCCACCTCGGAGGAGTTGAAACCGCATACGGATATGCCCAACTATTTCTCGCCGCCCGGTGTGCAGCTGCTGCATTTCATCGATAACGAGGCGGAGGGCGGGGAGACCACTCTGGTCGATGGCTATGCCTGTGCCCTGCAACTGAAGGAAGAGGACCCGGCGGCCTATGAGATCCTTGCCAGCACCGATGTGGGCTTTCGGCTGGCCAGCTCGAAAGGCGATATTATCGGCCAGTCGCCTCTGATCGAGCTCAATAACCGCGGCTTTATCTCGACCATTCGCTATTCCAACCAGCTGATGCTGCCCCTGCTTATTCCGGGCGAGGAGGTGAAGGGTTTTTATGATGCCTATCGCACATTCAGCCGGTTGCTGAATTCAGCGGATAATCTGGTGAAATTCAAGACCCGCTCCGGTGACATGATCGCCACCCATAACCACCGGGTGCTGCATGGCCGGGCCGAGTTCAAACCGGCGTCGGGGGCGCGGCATCTGCAGCTGGCCTATCTGGATTTTGACTTGGTCATGAGCCGGCTTCGACAGCAGCAAGTGGCGGAAATCGGCGCGGACTGGTCGGTGGAGAGGTTCTACTGA
- a CDS encoding SEL1-like repeat protein encodes MTFKSLFCGLVFAFAGFYATAHAEGTAKTAQLNEACERGLPISCNNLGVAYEQGDGVSKDTAKAAAFYEKSCELGAGLGCNNLGVLYLKGMGVAQNPETAFELFTDACREPLALGCYNLARLYMAGVGTSKDLAKSGRLFLIACDEGVGMGCNNLGAQYENGMGVTKDVSKAAALYQRACENDTPLSCSNLGVLFETGNGVARDTVKAVSFYQRACDAALPQGCHNLGRAYTIGTGTKVDITAAVRFYEIACNQNFGASCNNLGLLYDSGFGIQKDAETAMAYFKKACGANFAMGCQNLARMN; translated from the coding sequence ATGACGTTTAAGTCTCTATTCTGCGGATTGGTTTTTGCCTTCGCCGGTTTTTATGCCACGGCACATGCCGAAGGGACCGCCAAGACGGCGCAACTTAACGAAGCCTGTGAGCGCGGATTGCCAATCAGCTGCAACAATTTGGGGGTTGCCTATGAGCAAGGAGACGGGGTTTCCAAAGACACCGCGAAGGCGGCGGCGTTTTACGAAAAGTCCTGTGAACTTGGGGCGGGGCTGGGCTGCAACAATCTGGGGGTTCTGTATTTAAAGGGCATGGGGGTTGCACAGAACCCCGAGACGGCGTTCGAGCTGTTTACCGACGCCTGCAGGGAACCCCTGGCCCTGGGCTGCTACAACCTGGCGAGGCTTTATATGGCGGGTGTCGGTACCTCTAAGGATCTGGCGAAATCAGGCCGGCTGTTTCTGATCGCCTGCGACGAAGGGGTCGGCATGGGCTGTAATAATCTGGGCGCACAATATGAAAATGGCATGGGGGTCACCAAGGATGTATCAAAGGCGGCGGCGCTGTATCAGCGGGCTTGCGAAAATGACACCCCTTTAAGCTGCAGCAATCTTGGTGTCCTGTTTGAGACCGGGAACGGTGTTGCCCGGGACACCGTAAAAGCCGTCTCATTCTACCAAAGGGCCTGCGATGCCGCGTTACCGCAGGGCTGCCATAATCTGGGCCGGGCCTATACCATCGGCACCGGAACAAAAGTTGATATCACCGCAGCTGTCCGCTTTTACGAAATTGCCTGCAACCAGAATTTCGGCGCGAGCTGTAATAATCTGGGCCTGTTATATGACAGCGGGTTTGGCATACAAAAAGATGCGGAAACCGCGATGGCCTATTTTAAGAAAGCTTGCGGTGCAAATTTCGCCATGGGATGCCAAAATCTCGCCCGGATGAATTAG
- a CDS encoding VOC family protein — translation MTVTRIVSNIKAVDPAAAKAFYGNIFGLEQLMDMGWITTFGSPTPAPVQISIASEGGSGTPVPDLSIEVDNLDEILQRLQAAGIPLDYGPENEPWGVRRFYVRDPFGKLLNVLTHTPDQ, via the coding sequence ATGACCGTTACACGCATTGTCAGCAATATCAAAGCCGTTGATCCGGCGGCGGCGAAGGCTTTTTACGGGAATATTTTCGGCCTTGAACAATTGATGGATATGGGCTGGATCACCACCTTCGGCAGTCCGACCCCGGCGCCGGTTCAAATAAGTATCGCCTCCGAAGGCGGCTCGGGCACCCCTGTCCCGGATCTGTCCATCGAGGTGGATAATCTTGACGAGATTCTCCAGCGGCTACAGGCGGCCGGTATCCCCCTTGACTATGGCCCGGAAAATGAGCCCTGGGGCGTGCGCCGGTTTTATGTGCGCGACCCGTTCGGCAAGCTGCTCAATGTGCTCACCCATACCCCGGATCAGTAG
- the kdsA gene encoding 3-deoxy-8-phosphooctulonate synthase, which translates to MANVTVGDMCLGNRKAMTLIGGMNVIESRDLAFEVAEEFVTVSAQLGIPYIFKASFDKANRSSIHSFRGPGLDAGLQILQDIKSEFGVPVITDVHEVLQAKPVSEVCDILQVPAFLARQTDLIAAVAATGAPVNVKKPQFMSPPQVRNLIEKLRECGNEQVLLCERGSCFGYDNLVVDMLGIRTMRNCSDDAPIIFDVTHALQMRDATSDTSGGRRNQVAELGRSGLAVGIAGLFVEAHPDPDNAKCDGPSALPLHRLRDFLAQMKAVDDLVKSLPELDLE; encoded by the coding sequence GTGGCCAATGTAACCGTAGGGGATATGTGCCTTGGGAACCGCAAGGCGATGACATTGATCGGCGGGATGAATGTCATTGAATCTCGCGATCTGGCATTTGAAGTTGCCGAAGAGTTCGTGACCGTTTCGGCCCAGCTGGGCATCCCGTATATTTTCAAGGCGTCGTTTGACAAGGCCAACAGATCCTCGATCCATTCCTTCCGGGGGCCGGGGCTGGACGCCGGATTGCAGATCCTGCAGGACATAAAATCCGAGTTTGGCGTGCCGGTCATTACCGATGTGCATGAGGTCCTGCAAGCCAAGCCGGTGTCCGAGGTTTGCGATATCCTGCAGGTGCCGGCCTTTCTGGCGCGGCAAACGGACCTGATCGCGGCGGTTGCCGCAACCGGTGCCCCCGTAAATGTAAAAAAACCGCAATTTATGAGCCCGCCGCAAGTCAGGAACCTGATCGAGAAATTGCGTGAATGCGGCAATGAGCAAGTCCTGCTCTGTGAACGGGGGTCCTGTTTCGGCTATGATAACCTGGTTGTGGATATGCTCGGGATCCGCACCATGCGCAACTGCAGTGACGATGCGCCCATCATCTTCGACGTGACCCATGCCCTGCAAATGCGGGACGCGACGTCGGATACCTCCGGCGGACGGCGCAACCAGGTGGCGGAGCTGGGCCGCTCGGGCCTCGCTGTCGGCATCGCCGGGCTGTTCGTCGAGGCCCATCCCGACCCAGACAACGCGAAATGCGATGGCCCCAGCGCCCTGCCGCTGCACCGCCTCAGGGATTTTCTCGCGCAGATGAAGGCGGTTGACGATCTGGTAAAAAGCCTGCCGGAGCTGGACCTGGAGTAG
- a CDS encoding 2'-5' RNA ligase family protein: protein MIYVLAYPEFDPDIFEAIEKFRSINEPERARLVAPHITLVFALRDEKPEDFADFCSRKIRSMKRFPITFDRFEILHDPVETTHKICLVCGEGGQKIKTLHHALYEGPHRSGLRADIPFKPHMTIATNANVAPLEKLDPTVIGAFPVRAEINTINIIEVTEGRLRNVRTVSLRD from the coding sequence ATGATTTATGTATTGGCCTATCCCGAATTTGACCCGGATATCTTTGAGGCCATTGAAAAATTTCGTAGCATAAATGAACCTGAGCGCGCCCGGCTTGTGGCGCCCCATATAACTTTGGTGTTCGCTTTACGGGATGAAAAACCCGAAGATTTTGCTGATTTCTGCAGCCGGAAAATCAGGTCAATGAAGAGATTCCCGATCACATTTGATCGTTTCGAAATCCTTCATGATCCGGTTGAAACGACCCATAAAATTTGCCTTGTCTGCGGCGAAGGTGGGCAAAAAATCAAAACACTTCACCATGCTTTATATGAGGGCCCGCATCGCTCCGGTTTGAGGGCTGATATCCCGTTTAAACCCCATATGACCATTGCAACCAATGCCAATGTTGCCCCTCTGGAGAAACTGGATCCCACGGTCATAGGTGCCTTTCCGGTTCGGGCAGAAATTAATACCATTAATATTATTGAAGTCACGGAAGGCCGCTTGCGGAATGTGCGGACGGTCAGTCTAAGGGATTGA
- the mnmC gene encoding FAD-dependent 5-carboxymethylaminomethyl-2-thiouridine(34) oxidoreductase MnmC, whose protein sequence is MKVAILGGGMAGCALAHILRQSGAEPVLYEAGPALASGASGNECGLYNPRFSALRSAESDFYAAAYAQALCQFQTLEGIDWTPCGSLHLMTSDKIRDRLRRTQENWGWEAAHMRLVSRIEASEIAGIELRHDALYLPEGGYVSPKKLCAAYARNIEVHLNAEITDLAEIDAPVTVLACGPAVAKFAPTLPLIPVRGQITQVAATARSAALNCNLCHSGYMTPAHNGEHTLGATFQPDTEDSDLRAEDDQENIDRLAEIIPGLESGLTVTGQRASVRATSRNRFPIIGALPGHDHVYMSAAHGSYGILSSLMSAHLLTDMILNRPRCLPTDVIKALSPTRFKKRG, encoded by the coding sequence GTGAAAGTCGCCATCCTCGGCGGCGGCATGGCGGGCTGTGCCCTCGCCCATATCTTACGGCAATCAGGCGCGGAGCCTGTCCTGTATGAGGCGGGACCCGCATTGGCCAGCGGTGCCTCGGGGAATGAGTGCGGGCTCTATAACCCCCGCTTCTCCGCCTTGCGCAGCGCCGAAAGCGATTTCTATGCGGCGGCCTATGCGCAGGCCCTCTGCCAGTTTCAAACGCTTGAGGGTATCGACTGGACCCCTTGCGGCTCCTTGCATCTGATGACCAGTGACAAAATCCGCGACCGCCTGCGCCGAACACAGGAAAACTGGGGCTGGGAGGCGGCGCATATGCGGCTTGTCAGTCGCATAGAGGCCTCTGAAATCGCCGGGATCGAGCTGCGCCATGACGCCCTCTACCTGCCCGAAGGCGGTTATGTCTCGCCAAAAAAGCTCTGCGCCGCCTACGCCCGGAATATCGAGGTTCACCTCAATGCGGAAATTACGGACCTGGCGGAAATCGACGCACCGGTGACGGTTCTGGCCTGCGGACCGGCGGTGGCCAAATTCGCCCCGACCCTGCCCCTGATCCCGGTGCGCGGACAGATCACGCAAGTCGCGGCCACCGCCCGCTCGGCGGCCCTTAACTGCAATCTTTGTCATAGCGGCTATATGACCCCGGCGCATAACGGCGAACATACCCTGGGCGCCACCTTCCAGCCGGACACGGAAGACAGCGATCTACGGGCGGAAGATGATCAGGAGAATATCGACCGCCTCGCCGAAATTATACCGGGACTGGAGAGCGGCCTGACCGTCACCGGACAACGGGCCTCGGTCCGCGCAACCTCGCGCAACCGCTTCCCCATAATCGGCGCCCTGCCCGGCCATGACCATGTCTATATGTCCGCCGCCCATGGCTCCTACGGGATCCTCAGCAGCCTGATGAGCGCCCATCTGCTGACCGACATGATCCTGAACCGCCCCCGCTGCCTGCCCACAGATGTCATCAAGGCCCTGTCCCCCACCCGGTTTAAAAAGCGCGGATAA
- the mnmD gene encoding tRNA (5-methylaminomethyl-2-thiouridine)(34)-methyltransferase MnmD: protein MSSLTLTAKPPVPPTVTPPVSREFDDLYFSAENGLAESAFVFLAGNNLPHGWQQKSRFVIGETGFGTGLNFLAAWKLFDETAAPPHTLDFISFEKYPLRSEIIRPHLQPYSAGFDGRLQKLLDRYPPIIPGFHRLVLSERVTLTLIFEDVNAAIPKLDTAGDMAVDAWFLDGFKPATNPDMWHPALFAQMARLSRKGTRLSTYTAAGQVRRDLAAAGFTVQKAPGFGRKRHMTTGIYDGENP from the coding sequence ATCAGTTCCCTGACACTAACCGCCAAGCCCCCCGTCCCTCCGACCGTCACCCCGCCCGTCTCCCGGGAGTTTGATGACCTGTATTTTTCCGCCGAGAACGGATTGGCCGAAAGCGCGTTCGTCTTCCTGGCCGGCAATAACCTGCCGCATGGCTGGCAACAGAAATCCCGTTTCGTCATCGGCGAGACGGGCTTTGGCACCGGCTTGAATTTTCTGGCCGCCTGGAAGCTGTTCGACGAGACGGCGGCGCCACCACACACCCTCGATTTTATCTCCTTCGAAAAATACCCGCTGAGGTCGGAGATAATACGTCCTCACCTGCAGCCTTACAGCGCCGGGTTTGACGGGCGGCTGCAAAAGCTGCTGGACCGGTATCCGCCGATCATCCCCGGGTTTCACCGCCTTGTGTTGAGCGAGCGGGTGACCCTGACCCTGATCTTCGAGGATGTCAATGCGGCGATCCCGAAACTGGATACCGCCGGGGATATGGCCGTGGACGCCTGGTTTCTCGACGGGTTCAAGCCCGCAACCAACCCTGACATGTGGCACCCGGCCCTGTTCGCCCAGATGGCGCGGCTGAGCCGCAAGGGCACAAGGCTGTCCACTTATACCGCCGCCGGTCAGGTACGCCGGGACCTTGCCGCGGCCGGATTTACGGTCCAAAAAGCCCCCGGGTTTGGCCGCAAGCGGCATATGACAACCGGCATCTATGACGGAGAAAATCCGTGA
- a CDS encoding type 1 glutamine amidotransferase domain-containing protein → MNILMILTSHDKLGNTGDKTGFWLEEFAAPYYVMKDAGAQVTLASPKGGEPPLDPKSNDEAFQTTATRRFYDDPEAQKDLAHTRKLGAVDFKKYDAVFYPGGHGPLWDLAESRTNRELLAFFDINNRPIGAVCHAPGIFRHVTGRGGKALVHGRKVTGFTNGEEEAVGLSDIVPFLVEDMLIDKGALYSKTDDWAPYTVIDGNLVTGQNPASSERTAGALMAQLTARQAA, encoded by the coding sequence ATGAACATTCTGATGATACTGACCTCCCACGACAAATTGGGAAACACAGGTGATAAAACCGGTTTCTGGCTCGAAGAATTTGCCGCCCCCTATTATGTAATGAAAGATGCCGGTGCTCAAGTGACACTGGCGTCCCCGAAAGGCGGGGAACCGCCGCTGGATCCGAAAAGTAATGATGAGGCTTTTCAGACGACGGCCACCCGAAGATTTTACGATGACCCGGAGGCGCAAAAGGACCTCGCCCATACCCGGAAACTGGGGGCCGTGGATTTCAAGAAATATGATGCCGTGTTCTATCCCGGCGGCCATGGCCCGCTTTGGGATCTCGCGGAAAGCCGGACCAATCGGGAATTGCTGGCGTTTTTCGATATCAATAACCGGCCCATCGGCGCCGTCTGTCATGCCCCCGGCATTTTCCGCCATGTGACAGGCAGAGGCGGGAAAGCCCTTGTCCATGGCCGCAAGGTCACCGGTTTTACCAATGGGGAGGAAGAGGCCGTCGGCCTGTCCGATATCGTTCCTTTCCTGGTGGAAGACATGCTGATTGACAAGGGAGCCCTGTATTCGAAAACCGATGACTGGGCCCCGTATACGGTGATTGACGGTAATCTGGTCACCGGCCAGAATCCCGCCTCCTCCGAACGGACAGCCGGTGCCTTGATGGCGCAGCTTACCGCGCGGCAAGCCGCCTAG
- a CDS encoding VOC family protein, translating to MSKTITQGIDHLGLSVRDLDASRDFFEKALGWRQFGGNPDYPSVYMTDGVSKLTLWECKGDEASGFDRHKNVGLHHFALKVPTADALRETFNAVKDWPGVDIEFAPEFSGNGPKEHFMIYEPGGTRLEISFDPR from the coding sequence ATGAGCAAAACGATTACCCAGGGGATAGATCATCTTGGCTTGAGCGTCCGGGATCTGGACGCCAGCAGGGATTTTTTTGAAAAAGCCCTGGGATGGCGGCAGTTCGGCGGAAACCCCGATTACCCGTCGGTATATATGACCGATGGCGTTTCAAAACTGACTTTGTGGGAATGCAAGGGCGACGAGGCCTCCGGCTTTGATCGGCATAAAAATGTCGGGTTGCATCATTTTGCCTTGAAAGTCCCGACAGCAGACGCCTTGCGCGAAACGTTTAATGCGGTCAAGGACTGGCCGGGTGTTGACATTGAATTTGCCCCTGAATTTTCAGGTAACGGGCCGAAAGAACATTTCATGATCTACGAACCCGGAGGAACACGGCTTGAAATTTCATTCGATCCGCGCTGA
- a CDS encoding SDR family NAD(P)-dependent oxidoreductase has protein sequence MTKTALVTGAARGIGLATTKTFLARGWQVAMIDIDGEELRHAADGLENVVAITADVSDPKQVMGMAEEVRETFGTLTALINNAGVADFGPIGETTFDRWQRVMRTNLDGPFLMAQACVPFMAQPGGAIVNIASISGVRASTLRVAYGTSKAAVIHLSKQQAVEYGEIGIRVNTVAPGPVDTKLALAVHTPAIRKAYHEAIPLNRYGVEQEIANAICFLCSDEASYITGQLLSADGGFQAAGVGLPALRD, from the coding sequence ATGACAAAAACTGCTCTTGTTACCGGTGCTGCGCGGGGTATCGGGCTTGCCACCACGAAAACCTTTCTGGCGCGGGGATGGCAGGTTGCCATGATCGATATTGACGGGGAGGAATTGCGCCATGCCGCCGACGGGCTTGAGAATGTCGTCGCGATCACGGCCGATGTGTCCGACCCCAAGCAGGTGATGGGGATGGCGGAGGAGGTGAGGGAAACCTTCGGCACGCTGACCGCCTTGATCAATAACGCTGGCGTCGCGGATTTCGGTCCCATTGGTGAGACGACGTTTGACCGCTGGCAGAGGGTGATGCGAACCAATCTGGATGGTCCGTTCCTGATGGCGCAGGCCTGCGTGCCGTTTATGGCACAGCCGGGCGGAGCGATTGTCAATATTGCCTCTATTTCAGGTGTGCGGGCCAGTACATTACGCGTGGCTTACGGCACATCGAAGGCAGCGGTAATCCATCTGTCCAAGCAACAGGCTGTGGAATACGGGGAGATAGGCATTCGTGTAAACACGGTGGCGCCGGGCCCGGTGGATACCAAATTGGCCCTTGCGGTGCATACGCCGGCAATCCGCAAAGCCTATCACGAGGCGATCCCGCTTAACCGTTATGGGGTTGAGCAGGAAATCGCCAACGCCATTTGTTTTCTATGCTCGGACGAGGCCAGCTACATCACCGGGCAGCTGCTTTCCGCCGATGGCGGCTTTCAGGCAGCCGGGGTGGGGTTACCGGCACTCAGAGATTGA
- a CDS encoding desulfoferrodoxin family protein, producing MFKQNIQFSRRQALTLAGSGLASAAFAGPVFANTPNVELKGALRTLAGKFFFSTENPGRWKGKEKGHSPIIKVDKDGNNALIRAAVRHPMDHDHFIIKHILMDQNFDFMAEQVFDVNFDMPRSRFEVSGYSGQIYVVSLCNLHDNWVNVSTI from the coding sequence ATGTTTAAACAAAATATACAATTCAGCCGCCGACAGGCGTTGACCCTGGCCGGAAGCGGTCTGGCGTCCGCGGCATTCGCCGGGCCGGTTTTTGCAAACACGCCAAATGTTGAGTTAAAAGGGGCCCTTCGGACCTTGGCGGGCAAGTTCTTTTTCTCGACCGAGAATCCAGGCCGCTGGAAGGGCAAGGAAAAAGGCCATTCGCCGATAATCAAGGTGGATAAAGACGGCAATAATGCGCTGATCCGCGCGGCGGTCCGCCATCCCATGGATCATGATCACTTTATCATCAAGCATATCCTGATGGATCAGAATTTTGATTTTATGGCCGAACAGGTTTTTGACGTGAATTTCGATATGCCACGCTCCCGGTTCGAGGTGAGCGGATATTCAGGGCAAATCTATGTGGTCTCGCTCTGTAACCTCCATGACAACTGGGTCAATGTCTCGACCATCTAA